DNA from Zerene cesonia ecotype Mississippi chromosome 29, Zerene_cesonia_1.1, whole genome shotgun sequence:
agtcttaaactatctctgtaccaaatttcatacaaatctgTTCAGAGATTCAACCGTGAAAGAGAGAACGATTCGAATccgttcctgagattagagtGTAACAAACAGACGAACAGACACAATTTTTTAGAATTCGAGCGcttttactgtttttaaaactctcttcaattattattatatgtttattattcaattattattattttttttattgcttcattatatgtattgttgattaatttaagtttcttACAATCTCTTCTCTACCACTGTGTATTTTGACGATTTAAAAAACGCTTCTAAAAATAGTGTAGCTGAATAACTAGTTGTTTAAATggtttaaatattcacaacTGACAGAGTGCTTCGATTTCGATTAGGCATATTGCATTTGATTGTATATCACGTCAGAGTATAGACTcaaagaataatttttcatacgttttttataatttaactttttagaTGTGTgacaataaacattattgtttCTTATGCTGCCAAGTATTCACGTCGTTGGAAACACACTGGACTCAGGAATGTGAAGTTACATTTAAAGCAAATGTCGTATTGAACGAAACCAATCGTAAAATGATAAAAGACGATCCAGAACTAGCTAACGCTCTATTtgcaattcaaaaattattttttaacattgacACAGTCAACAACAAGGCGGAATGTTTAGAATGTAAAGAAATAGTGAGAGCTACTCTCGAAGTTATGCTCAAACATAGAAATAAGCATACTTCCAATGAAAACGTGGATTCAGATAGCAGTAAAGAATCATACGAAGTTAAGTTTTGTGAAGTTGTGGATCATGGGAAAAGAAGACATGAACTCGCAAAGTATGGGAAATCGAACTTTATAACGTTGAATCGGGGAGGAAGCTGGGGATATTGCACACTCTGCGATGTACATATCTCAGCACATATGAAACAAGCCATTGATCATGTCCAAGGACTGCGCCACAGAGCATTTCTGGAGTATATAGGCGTCAGAAAGTCGAAACATCACGAGGAACCTCCCCCAAACAAAGTGAAAATGGTGTCTTATCTGCCACACATCTACAGAGTTGAATACAATAGaacgtattatattaaagatcACCTCCCTGTGAATGATTTAAGTTTTATGCTTATGAAAGAAATAGGGAAGAAAGCAACGaaagtaaaatgttttgtttgcgAAACCACATTAGATCGGGATGCTGCTACggaacattataaaacaaaaacccaTATTGAGAAAGTTTTGGCGTGTTACGTATTTCAATCTGAAGAAGGGATGGAATTCATTCGCCTGGTAAGAAATATCTTTATCTGTTGTTCGAACCCGCAATTTTTTTCCTTTCATTTTTAAGTagggaattttttttttgattgaaTCAAATGATCTCATCAAAATGTCAATTTACCTTGTAAATTTCTATGAAACTAATGAATAAAGttcttgtttaaaatttcgtaTTATGAGATTTATCAGACACGATATTATGGTCActaattgcatttaattttaacttattaatgtaattaatccCCTAGCTAGCAACATAAATAATGTCGCAATTATGtggcatttaatttttatagtcttttaattaatatcttgTGCATAATTATACGACAATAATACTGTTGCAGATCCGTCCAGACCTGTATCACTGTGGCATATGCAACAGAGCTCTTGCATATTGGGAATCAGTAAGAAGCCACGTAAGAACGTTGCCCCATACCTTCAACAAGAGCCAAAGAGTCCTCCATTGTGCGGAAGCCCGTCAATTGCGGCAGAAATATGGCGTCCGGACTAAATATGAAAACATCACTTTTCAACTGAAAAGGCTGGGTTTACTGTAAACATTtagatttatctttttatattatttttctatagattaaacaagaaataaatattacgataCGGATACTTGTTTGATAATATAAGTACCTAACACGAAAAAATCTTTCTC
Protein-coding regions in this window:
- the LOC119838006 gene encoding uncharacterized protein LOC119838006, encoding MINYYKNFVLCGEIDFHCLLCQESFKNLESVDKHLKWEKHRKTLKSQEYAFRKEFIYKVRNDYYCEVCNELSINASKHKEKDSHKKNKKNPEGAIKKKPLVITRISDDTFSIEQLKVNILQWHGIKNDYCTLCKRAVRNVSIHITLNVHIINLIGFNNKAECLECKEIVRATLEVMLKHRNKHTSNENVDSDSSKESYEVKFCEVVDHGKRRHELAKYGKSNFITLNRGGSWGYCTLCDVHISAHMKQAIDHVQGLRHRAFLEYIGVRKSKHHEEPPPNKVKMVSYLPHIYRVEYNRTYYIKDHLPVNDLSFMLMKEIGKKATKVKCFVCETTLDRDAATEHYKTKTHIEKVLACYVFQSEEGMEFIRLIRPDLYHCGICNRALAYWESVRSHVRTLPHTFNKSQRVLHCAEARQLRQKYGVRTKYENITFQLKRLGLL